From Epinephelus lanceolatus isolate andai-2023 chromosome 23, ASM4190304v1, whole genome shotgun sequence:
AGGATCACGCTCTCCCGCAGGTTGGTGAGGGTGAAACACAGTCTGCATTTAGACCTCACGCTTTCTTTCTTTGGCCAAGAGATTAAGATTTCAGAACTAAGATTCTTTATATGAATCTctctcatttaaaaataaaggttGTTCTGCTTTTGAGACTCCTGAGAATGTCACAGTGGAGGTTTTAATGATTTACAGGTCTGAATGAATAATAATACAGGTATATAAAAAGTATTCACTGGCATGCATACCTTGAAGGATGAATGACTATGTCCAGGTAAAGGTCTCTGTGGGaggaaaatgaagccacttaAATTGGATGGATTTATTCGACTTGCTATACAACAGCTACTAGCAAACCTAGTGACCCCTTAAAGTTAAGGTATGCTACCACTTTATGAGATAAGAAGTTTGAGACCACTTTCATGTCAGTATGCTGAATATCCAACTACAGCCATTgcctagttagcttagcttagcatgaagactggaaaAAGGAGGACAGCAAGTCTATCAAAAAATGGGAaacttttttacttttcattaAAGTGTGAGCTTAGCTAGCCTGGCTCAGGTCATAAGCTCATGAACTACCATGTTTTGGCTTGAGTGTTTTGAGTGAAACTATTTCTTGGCTGGACACCCGTGGGCAGAGCTAGGCTAAGGTGTTGATCGCATGTAACAGTGTTAATACTAAGTGTGACGTAACATTGTGTATGTAGTGTGTTTCAACTGCAAAATACCGtcaaacttcaattaaaagcctagtcccagttAAACACCCAGTCGCTTTTACTGgcccagtgtggctacacattttgacaaataaaggccggTTTCAATTCGAGGCATTGCGTatgcacaaaatgaggcctgaaagaggcgtacgccatTTCCCACACAAAAGCTGTGATCTATAAaagcagacttgatgggagaaacttcgACCCacgcttacgaacattttggagacgggaaaCTGGCGACACAGATGTTGAGGTGGAAGccgattgtagaaattgtcaaatattttttgtgcaCGCcattggcttttgtctgtatgtacatttctagtatggatcctacgcactgtttttaaatgagacCTCTAGTCTGGTTGCcaaacagttcatttttatataagTTCTTTGgctgtataaaaccaggttgttggccacttaagctaacgttagctagctgcttTGATggcacatacaaatacaaaggtttaaacttttgtcagtatggagatgctacacactGCTAGTtcagttagattctccacaattcagttgTTCACTTAagtttactgaaaccatgagcaccacaGAAGACTAATTCATTCGGATTTACTGGCATGGTAAACAAGAGAGACGAAAAATGAGTGACATGAGCTTACTGGACAAACTCAACCgccccaaaatgcactgcatcTTTTCAGACTATGCACTGGCAGACTGTGAGGCAGATGGTTTAAATAATTAACCACTGGATAACGAATGATGGTGAGTAATGTTACGATATGGCTGAAACCCCACTCCAAtatattttggcatttttatatAGTATTTCTTGACTACATTGATAAGCCACTATCTTACAATTAAGTTTACGAAACGCACATGGCGTAGGGTTGTGTGAGTTGCAGgcaaaaaaagacttttttacTGAGTTTGCGTGACATGGGTTATGCTAACAGCCACAGACTACAGTAGGCTGTGTAGGGGATGAAGTTATTAAGCAACCTTTAGCTGGCACTGGCAAAATAAATAGCAACAGGTTAATCAAGACCCAAAATGGAAGCCCTGTTTGGTACGAAGTAGGCAATATACAGTGTGGCTAACTTACTTATCAAACGTAATTAAAATCTGACAGGAAATGTTTGTTTGAAATTAGGTTATATCATTAACTTGTTGTTGCCGTTACAGAAACGAGCAAACAAGTTAGTTGCCCATATCAACTGTAAGTTAAATAGACTGAACAACATTCACTCCCCGGTCGGCAACTGGCAATCGACCTCTAATGTGGCGATATGTGAAATTGTAGCTGTAATGTTTAAAGACACCTAAAATGacaatgatgttttttggtgggccttTTTTTGGGTGGCTATAAAATTAACCAATTGAGGCAACATTTACTCAGTGCCATTTTGTTTTAAGTGCGTAACGTGGGGGTTCTCTACCAGAAAGTTACTGGAAACAAACGCTGTGATTCAGTCTATACTTTTTTGTGAACAGCCTGCTGGTAATAACATACTAAGCAGTATTTATTGGGTCTACATACTGATTATGTATAGTGCACAATGTTAGTGGGttatttatgctaagctaagctaaccatttTCTTGCTGTAATAAACAGAacgtggtatcaatcttctcatctcgAAGAAAACAAATGTCAAACACTTTCTTTAACATTCTCTAGACATGACGTGTTCATGCTCTGACAGATGCGACCAAAACATcaaaccttttctttttttcttacacaTTTCCTGATGAGTAAATCTTTTTTTAGAGTGTATCTGTTTGGTGCTGTGCTCACcttcttgttttttgtcttgtctGGCTGCTGTGCTGTCCTACGCTCTGTGCCTTTGTCCACTTTGTGCCCTGCGGTACTAACCTTGGGTGCTCTCGGCATGTCTGTGTGGCGCTGTGCACGCACAGAGCGAGCAGCCTTGCTAGTCTTGGCAGGTGCACAGTACATCTCCAGACGCCGCAGCTCACAGCTTTGGAAGCAGCATTCGTCCACAATGCCACGTGACCGCCGTGCATTGGGGCCATAGCCTGTTGGTTTACCTGTTTGAGAGAAACAGCAGGAGGAGTTGGAGTCAGTTTCAACGGCAACATAGTTAGGCTGAATATCTAGGTTGTGAATTCCTTCAGTGCTGTTATTTATTGCTCAAACAAATAGCATTTTTAATTCTATAGTCTTCTTCTAAGTATTTTTCACCCTcttcaaaaccaaaaatataaGAGCAAAAGTGTAAGGAATTAAATTTATCTGCTGCCTTGTTAGCCGCATACATTAGCATGTATAGCTAATTAGCATACTGtaacacaacacattctcactccgacatCGTCACATAGCGATGttttggtcatagactttccacgtccacacaCGACgtgcaaagtaccctgggtgcactggttgttgacgttataggtttaggcaacaaaaacaatgggaaaaaaaaacggggtttggctttagaatcttaagCCCCACTTAGACtcttgccgccttaactttcgttcttgtcctgctgcgtttcctcCAATGCTGAGGGGCACCGTTAAACTGTTATGGCAactggccgtgtatcatgccgacattacaGGACACCTTTTTTCACCAGTTTCTGACGCAGCAAGTCATTGCCCAAGTGCCGGGTTTCGaagacttcggagtgagaccgtgcTTGATAACATGGATGCCAAGGTTAGCTTGCAAGCTAGCTGACAAAGGCACATTTTCTCATCAGGCATTGACGTTGTATGTGTTGTGGCACAAATTATATGGCTGAGGGGCATAGTTGCACTTGGTGTTTATGCATGTTAAATTGTCCACTTCACTGTAGAAGATATTAGTATTAGATTTGTAGACAAGTTGTGTGTATTAGCAAAATGCGAGAGCTAACATTAACACGGTAGATTAGCCACTGTCAGCCACAGACATTTATGACTGGCCTTGAAAGCACGTTTATTTTGatgaagtaaataaataaataaataaaaacagaagaagacaaGTGAGCAAACAAGCATGGCAAGCATATATTTTGGTGACTATCATTCATCAAATGTTGGTGATAATGTTCCACCTGGTTGCAATTCgtgagcagaagaagaaaagttttCAAATGTTGTGACCATCATTTCCACTGCCCTGTCAAAATTTGTGCCCTC
This genomic window contains:
- the igf1 gene encoding insulin-like growth factor 1 isoform X1, which translates into the protein MSSALSFQWHLCDVFKSAMCCISCSHTLSLLLCVLTLTPTATGAGPETLCGAELVDTLQFVCGERGFYFSKPTGYGPNARRSRGIVDECCFQSCELRRLEMYCAPAKTSKAARSVRAQRHTDMPRAPKVSTAGHKVDKGTERRTAQQPDKTKNKKRPLPGHSHSSFKEVHQKNSSRGNTGGRNYRM